The Natranaerovirga hydrolytica genome includes the window TATTCCTATTATAGGAGAAGATCCATTGCTTTCAACGGATAATTTTGGCATTGCTTTAACGATTTGTTTAATATTGACTGTAATAATAACCGTATTAACTTCTAGGTGGTTTGATAAAAGAGAGGGGTGATAGGGGTATGTTTATCAATGTTATAAAAAGTGATTTATATAAGGTACGACACTCAACGTTTTGGATCATTCATATACTTGTTCCTATTCTTGGTGTAATTTGCATGCTCTTTCTTTCAAAGTATGGCAGTATCGATACCTATCGGAAGCTGGTAATGTGTTTTTCTATGATTGCAATAGCATTCCCAACTTTGATTGGGTGTATTACATCTGTTATAATAGACCAAGAATATGGTGCAGGAGGACTACAGCATTTGCTGATGATTCCATCAAGAAGACAGGCAATACTTTCAAAAATTTTTATTGCAAATATAGCAGGATTACTAGCTACAGTTCTGAGTTGTACGCTTTTTGGGTATGGGTTGTATTTCTTTGGAGTCAATGCAGAAGTTCCGCACGCAATATTTTGGCAAGGCGCCATCATTTTATGGTTGGGTAATGTTGCGCTATATAATGGTCATATGTTTATTGCTTTGAGATTTGGAAAAGGTGCAAGTATAGGCATTGGTGTAGTAGGCAGCCTTTTTTCAGCTTTATTGCGAACTGGGTTGGGGGCTGGAATTTGGTATCTAATCCCTTATGGTTGGGCAATTCGATTAAGCAAAGATTTGATCAATCAAGTCAGTAGTGGTCAAAGCTTCGTAAATCATAGCAATGAAATGATGTTTGCCTATATACTATGCTTCTTGTTTACACTCTTATCATTTCTATTGCTTGTTTTATGGTTTCAAAAATTTGAAAGGCGACAGATATCTGAATAATGCAGTTTGCCATTAATATAATGAGGACTCATTTGATTAGGCGAAAGGAGAAAAATACTTGGCACATATATTGATTGTTGATGATGATGAGGCGATGCTTCAACTGGTTAAGCGAATATTAGAGAAAGATGGTCATCAAGTAGATGTACAAGGGGATACTTCCTGGGTTCTAAGTATGGATTTCTCCAAGTATAACCTGATTTTACTGGATATTATGATGCCAAATATGGATGGCTATACTGTGTGTGAAAGGATTCGCGATTTAGTGGATTGCCCAATTTTGTTTTTGACGGCCAAAACCCTAGAAGCAGACATTATTAAAGGGTTATGGATTGGAGCGGACGATTATATAACCAAACCATTTGGGGCAAATGCTTTAAGAGCTAGAGTAAATGCCCATTTACGACGAGAGAATAGGGAAAAGAAAAATACCATTTTTGTTTCAGGTGTTTCATTTAATATGAATGCCAAAGAAATATACTTAGACAAAACAAAACTTTTAGTTACTAAAAGTGAATATGCTATTTGTGAGTATTTAGCATTAAATCAAGGTAGAGTTTTTTCTCGTGAGCAGATTTATGTGGTTGTCTTTGGATATGATGGAGAAAGTGATAACACAGTGATTCCAGTACACATTAAAAACATTCGCAGGAAATTTCTAGAGCATAATAAAGCACCAATCGAAACGGTTTGGGGGGTGGGATATAAATGGGTGTGAAAAAATTGCGATCCATCTTTCTTTGGTATGTAATGGTGCTTTTAGCAGGTATAATTGTGATTTCAGGGATGAATTTTATGTTGTATTTAGGATTCATTAACAAGGGCATCATTTATCCGGCTAATTATATTGAACGGTTGATTGAAACGTATCAAAGTGATTTGCAAACAGTTCATACAATACAAGAAAGCGATATACCAGATCTTAGTGATTATGTTTTGTTTAGCAATGACGGTGCATATATAGAAGGTTCATTAGACAAAAACGAAGCACAAATAGCATGGAGAGTGAGCGTGTCCGGTAAACGAACAGAAGATAATAAATATTATTATAGTACCATTCAAAGAGATAATGAACTTTTGGTTTTGAGGTATCGCATTGCAGCCCAATTTTCTAATCCTACCCTTAGGAAATTATTTCCTATAGTGGATATACTTTTTCTGATAGCCTTATTTTTTCAACTCATAGTGGTTATTATTTTGCTTTCTTTTAAATTTGGAAGATACTTGAGTCGGAAAATAGACAGTCTGTTAGAAATTACTAAAAGTATTGAACAACAGGACTTAGACTTCAAGGTAACACGAAGTGGTGTTTTTGAAATTGATCAGGTGATGGATGCCATGGAGCAAATGAAAGAAGCTTTAAAGACCTCATTATATACACAATGGCAAGAGGAGGTTATCAGGCAAGAGCAATTTTCAGCACTTACACATGATTTAAAAACGCCTCTTACCATTATTAAAGGCAATACAGATCTTCTTAGTGAAACCCAATTAGATGATGAACAAAAAGAATGTACCACATATATTTCAAAAAGCACGGTACAAATTGAAAGCTATATAAAGACTTTAATGGAGATATCACAAACACATAAAGCAGTTGATGTCCAATATGAAACAGTTAATCTAGATGGTTTTTTTAAAGACTTGAAAGAGCAAGTGTTGGGTATTACTCTACCTAAGCAGATAAAAATGACGTGGTGTATCAATCCGTATCCTGAAACAATAGAAGCAAGTTATTCATTGCTTTTAAGAGCGTTAATGAATATTTTTTCTAATGCAGTTGATTTTACACCAGAAAATGAAGAAATAATTTTTAGAGTTGAGATGTTAGGCGAAAACCTAGAACTTAAGATAATAGACAAGGGCAGTGGTTTTTCAAAAAAGGCTTTAGAAAATGCAACCAATCAATTTTTTATGGACGACCAAAGTCGTGGTTCAAAAACCCACTATGGACTAGGTTTATACATTGCTCAAAATATTATTTCACAGCATAATGGTGAGATGAAAATAGAAAATTCTAATATAACGGGTGGTGCACAAGTCACTATTACAATGCCATTGTAGAAGTTCTATCAATAAATAGTCATATTTGTTTTTGAATAAATTTTAAAAATTAGTTTGTTTTTCATTTTAAATCGTGATAAAGTTTTTTTAGACCGGTCTAAATAATATATTGAAAGGAAAATAGACTATGAAAATGAATATTGAAACGCTACCAGGCTATGACATTATTTATATGAGACAAATAGGTCCCTATGGTATAGGCAATGCACAAATAATGGAGAAATTAAAGTCTTGGGCAAAGTCCAAGCATTTACTAGGTGAGAATGCTATCCTATTGGGGATTGCACAGGATAATCCAGAAACAACAAAACCAGAAGATTGTCGCTACGATACGTGTTTGGTTGTCTCTGAGGACTACAGCATATCTGACGATGGTATTAGTAGAGGAAAGCTTAACCAAGGCAAGCATGCTGTTTTTGAATTGGATCATACGGCACAAGCTGTTGAAAAAGCATGGCGTGAAATTTTTCAAGAATTATTTAGACAAGGTTATGAAATAGATTATACAAATCCTATTATAGAACGCTATCAAACTAAAATGTTGAATAGCCACAGATGTGAAATTTGTGTACCCATACGTTAAAGTAGTTTTTACAATGAAAGTGAATGGATAGCCCCTCAAAAGAGGGGTTTTTCTTATCTCTAAAAATTTCCAGCATTTTAAAAGTTAGAAGTTAAGGCATCAAGCAGTATTGACGCGTTAATTCAGATTGGATGATTGAAAAAACTTTAAATTGGTGGTTGATAATGTGAGTATATAGCATATAATTAAAATTGGATGCATCCAAAGGAGGGTTGAATGTGAGAATTGTAGTAGAGAGAGGAAAGAATAAAGCGGTTTATTTACAAATATATGAACAAATACGTCAACAGATTTTATCAGGTGAACTCATACCAGGTCACCAATTGCCACCTGAAAGGAAATTAGCTGAAAGCTTAGGTGTAAATCGAACCACTGTGTTAAATGCTTATCGTGAACTAAAAGCAGAAGGTTTAATTGGTTCTCAAATTGGTAAAGGGACATTGGTCCTTTCTTATCCTAATGGAGAATTAAGCGACAATCCTATTCTAGAGGAACCTGTATGGGATCATACATTTAGTCAATATTCAAACCATTTTGACCCCAATATGCTAAAAGAATTGTTAGCCATAGCCAATAGAAAAGATATCATTTCTTTTGCAACAGGTATTGCTTCTCCTGAATCAGGTCCTTTACAAATATTTAAGGGCATTGAAGCAGAACTAATGAGTCAAGACAGTTACCATGCGTTGTTGCATTCACCTACTGAGGGATTTAGTTCTTTTAGAGAAGCTGTTTGCCAATTGATGTATAAAAGAGGTGTGTATTGTCATTTTGAAGAAACAATGATTCTTTCAGGCTCACAACAAGGCATTGATCTTGTGGCAAGAGCCCTTTTAGATCCTGGGGATATTGTTATCGTGGAAGAACCATCTTTTTTTCCTGCGATTCAAGTATTTAAAGGATTAGGTGCAAGAGTAATGGGTGTGCCTATGGACGAGAAAGGTATGCGATTAGATGTATTGGAACAAATACTTCAAAGGTATAAACCAAAGTTAATCTATACGATCCCCAACTATCAGAATCCCTCTGGTTTGGAAATGGTTCTTGAACGTCGAAAAGGTCTTTTTGAGCTTTCTCAGCAATATAAAGTTTTTATAATGGAAGATGATGCCTATGGGGCCCTTTCTTATGAAGGAAAACCCCTTCCCCTTATAAAATCTATGGATAATGAAGGGTATGTTATTTACCTGAGTACCTTTTCAAAAATTGTTTATCCTGGATTAAGATTAGGATGGATGGTAGCTCATAAAAAGGTTATTCAAAAGTGTTCTGCACTAAAGCAAGTGATAGATATTCATCCAAATAGTCTTTCACAATGGATTATAGAAAGGTTTATTAGAACAGGTGACCTTGATCAACACATTATCCAAATATGTAAGGAATATAAGCAAAAACGAGATGCTATGTATCAAGCACTTTTAAAATATGCCCCTTATGATTTGAAGTGGAATAATCCCAAAGGGGGATATTATATTTGGTGTAAGCTTCCAGAAGGTGTACTGGCATCCAAACTGGTCTTAAAAGCAGCGGAATATAAAGTGGCTTTTGTACCAGGCTCAACTTTCTTTACATCGGGTGAAGGTGAGTCATATATACGGTTGAATTTTACATTTGCCTCAATAGTTGAAATTGAAGAAGGCATTAGTCGATTGTGTAAAGCCATTAAAGAAATAAAAGACTCAGGAGATTCTCAAGAGAATAATAAATACACAGAAATTAAACCAATTGTTTAAAATATATTTTGGAGGTAATAGTTATGACATATAAATTTGCCAGTCGAATGAACCATTTAAAAGCATCTGAGATTAGGGAGATTCTTAAAGTAACTGAAAAGCCTGATGTAATTTCATTTGCAGGAGGATTGCCAGCACCGGAGCTTTTTCCAATAGAGGCCATTAAGGAAGCCAGTAATCGAGTACTGGAAGAAGATGGTATTAAAGCCCTTCAATATACGACAACTGAAGGGTATAGTCCTTTACGAAAGTGGATTTCAAATAGGATGAATAAAAAATGGCAAACAAACTTTGGGGCAGATAACATTATGTTAACCCATGGCTCTCAGCAAGGATTAGACCTTACAGGAAAAGTGTTTTTAGACAAGGGAGACATTGTTTTATGTGAAAGTCCAACCTATTTAGCGGCTATAAGTGCTTTTAAAGCGTATGAATGTCAGTTTATGGAAGTGGCCACAGATGAAGAAGGAATGATCCTTGAAGATCTTGAGAAGGTTTTAGAAAGTCATATAGACAAAATCAAATTAATCTATGTTATACCTGATTTTCAAAATCCTACAGGAAGAACATGGTCCTTAAATAGAAGAAAAGAACTGGTTAAGTTAGCCACTAAATATGAAGTTGCGATTATTGAAGATAACCCTTATGGAGAGCTTAGATTTGAAGGGGAAATGTTACCATCGGTACAATCACTTGATAAAGAAGGATGGGTGATTTCATTAGGGTCATTTTCTAAAGTGTTTTGTCCGGGCTACAGAATTGGATGGGTTATGGCTAGTAAAAGCCTTATTGAAAAATATGTGCTTGTTAAACAAGGTGCAGACTTACAATGTAACACCATGGCTCAAATGGTCATTGCCAAATACCTTGAGTTGTATGATATTGACGTACACATACAGAATATATGCGACGTATATAAAGACAGAAGAAATACAGCCATTAAAGTAATGGAACAAGAATTTCCAACAGAAGTGAAATTCACAAGACCTCAAGGTGGATTATTTGCTTGGGTAGAATTGCCTGAATTTATGAATGCAAAAGAAGTTCTAGAAAAATGTATTGAAAAAAACATTGCTTTTGTACCAGGAAGTTCCTTTTTTCCAAATGGTGGCAATGAAAATACACTAAGACTTAATTTTTCAACGATGCCTGTTGAGAAAATTAAAGAAGGGCTTAAATGCTTAGGGAATGTTATAAAAGAAATGAGTGTATAATGAGTCGATATTAAAAATGAGGGTAATAATAACTATTCCTCCTACTTAATGTTTGAGGAATAGCTTTTAGTCAAGAGTTTCAATTTTATTCAGGCTATTTCTTAATGGAATACCTTTGATTAGAAGGTTTTCAATGCAACTGTAACCACAAAATCTTTACAAGTGAGTTGGAAAATTACACTTTAACGTAATCTCTCCAAAAATGTACAGGTTGCCAATCCAATAATGATTTAGCCTTTTTATTACTAAGCAATGTATGATATTCTTCGATAGGCTCTCTAAAGTCAGTTACATCAGGATAACTTACTTCCATAAGTTCTTTGCTTTTTATAGCCATACTGGTATCATCAGCAGCAATATTTAACACCACGGCGCCAAGGCCCTCTTGTTCTATGCCTAGACGACATGCACTTGCCACATCACGTGCATCAACATAGCTCCATACAATATTTTTTCTTTTTTGAGGTTCGTTAATAAAGCTTGGAAATCTATTATAATCCTCAGGTTCCATTACGTTACCAATTCTTAAAGAAACAATTTGCATGCCTGTTTTACGATTAAACATTTCAGCTGTTTTTTCATTTAAAATCTTTGATAAAGCATAGCTATCAATAGGTGATAGTGGATGCTCTTCATCCATAGGAACATAATGAGGTCCTGCATATGCTAATCCATAAACCGATTCACTAGAAGCAATAACAACTTTTTTTATGCCTAATCCAGCACTTGCTTCAAGAATATTATAGGTTGAGATTATATTGTTTTGAAAAACCACTTGACTGGTATAGCCTCTTGGTCTCGGGATTGCTGCAATATGAACCACAGCATCGGCACCTGTTAGTGCATTAAATACTTGTCCTAAATCCGTTAAATCAACCTTTACAGGTATGCCTATATCATCAGGTGTTACATTAATATCTACATTAACCACTTCATAGCCTTGGGCTAAAAATTCTTTGACAACCCATCGACCCGTTTTTCCAGTTCCACCAGTTACAACAACTCTTTTCATAATAAGATCTCCTTAATTTTTTGTTTTGTGTAAAGTGTTATATAATTGTAAGCCATAATACTTATATATTCAAGAGATAAAGCTAGTTTTAACAAATGAAATTTAGAGATATTTATAAAAGTAATTCGCTTAATATTAAATTAAATGTTTCGTTAAAAGGGATTTTAAAATGTTGCGAGAAATCAGTGATTATAATTAATAGAGAATATATAAAGCCTATTTTAGAAAATGTTATAATACCTATTAATCTTGAAAAATCATTTATTGACTAATATTTATTTGTTAACACTTTTTTTAATAAATACCAGTGTATCAGCAGTGGATAAATCCTGTGCAAAAATATAGTTTGACCGATTAAATGTCTTAATAGCTTCTATATTTGTAATTTGATTTTCGGCCATAAAACGAACCATTTCACCTCGTGCCATTTTCACTTGGGTTCCTTTTTGAAGGACCTTATCGCCTAACCGTTCTCCAAAAATACAGGTTATAAACTGAATACGGCTATCCAAATAATTAGAGATACATTGGCTATATTCTTTAGAAGCTAAGTTGATGATACACTTACATTCACTAAATAATTGCTTTGCAAGCTTTTCGTTCCAAAAGTTATAAAGGGAATCTAAAGCCTCGCCTTTAAGGTTTGCCTGCATTTCAAGTCTGTAAGGAACAACTCCGTCAAAGGGTCTAAGCATACCATAAAATCCGGACATGATTCTTAAATGGCGTTCAATATAGGAATATTCCTCATTGGTGAATACATTAGAAGCCATATATTGATATTGAATGCCTTGATAAGAGAGTATGGCAGGGGATAAATTCGTGTATAAGTCCATTTTTTGAATACGTTGGTAATTTAATGTAGCGATTTTATCGTTGCATTGCCAAATAGACTTTGCCTCATTGTAGGTCAATTGCTTTAAAAAAGTTAATAGCTGGGTTGATTCCTCTATAAATTGAGGCAATTGTTTATAATCTAAAGAAGTTATATTTGGTTTCATTTTTTTTGCAGGTGATATAATTATTCTCATAAATTCCTCTCAAACTGAATCGACTTATTAAACAAATTCTAATGCCTTATATAATCCATATTAACTCAACTTATGCCTCTTGCTGATGCAAGAGACACAAGTTGAGTTGAAAGTATTATTCTCAAATCCTTGCCAGCAAGTTTGAGAATAATACTTTTATATTTAAATTATCATAGGTTATTAAATGCGTCAATATTAACTTAACTTATGTCTCTTACTGGCGTAAGAGGCACAAGATTCGTTGAAAGCCTAATTTCCAAATCCTTACGCGTAAGTTTGCAAATTAGACGTTCATATTAACCTTGCAACATGCCTTCCGCTGCGCTACAGGCACAAGGTTTCAATGAAAGTGTCATCTCCAAATCCTTGCGAGCAAGTTTGCAGATGACACTTTCATATTAATGATTAAAGAAATAAATTACATCTTAACAGGAGGTTACCCGAAGGAATACAGTAGTTGACGAATGATAATTATGAGTATATAATGTTATTGATAATGACATTCATTAATATATAGCTATGTTATAAAAAAGTGATACATTAACTCAACTTATGCCTCTTATGGCGGACGAGATACAAATTGTGTTGAAAATCTAATTTCCAAATTAGATTTTCATATGAACTTACTGTTTAAAGAAGAAAGGAAATGAAATGATGATAATAAAAAAAATTAAATCGATTATGACAATAATGGTTATACTGTCACTAGTATTAACAGGTTGTACAAATTCTTCAATACCATCATCTGATGTAGATGAGCCTGTGTCTTCTGTAGAAGATCATGCATCTGTTACAGAAGACACAGAATTCTCAACAAAATATCCCATAACCATTCAACATGCATTTGGAGAAACAGTTATAGAAAATGAACCAGAACGGGTTGTGACTATTTCTTGGGGCAATCAAGATGTGCCATTGGCATTAGGGATTGTACCAGTAGGTATTTCTGAAGCAAATTATGGTGTAACAGATGGCAGCGGACTTTTGCCTTGGACAGCAGAAGCATTTGATGCATTAGGCGTTGATGCCCCAGTTCTTTTTAATGATACAGATGGTTTAGATTACGAAGCCATTAATGATGTTCAGCCTGATATTATTCTTGCAGCTTATTCAGGTATAACACAAGAAGAATATGATCTTCTAAGTTCCATTGCACCTGTAGTAGCATACCCAAATCTTCCTTGGCAGACATTTTGGCGCGAGCAAATCATAATCAATGCAACGGGGATGGGGATGGAATCAGAAGGTGAAGCATTGGTTAGTGAACTAGAAGAATTAATTGCACAAAAAACCAGTGAGTATCCACAATTAGAAGGAAAAACAGCAGCTTTCTTTTACTTTAATCCAGCTGACCTAGGTATGTTCTATATATACCTTCCTGGGGATCCTCGTGTAGCCTATCTTGAAGATTTAGGTATGATGTTACCAGAAAGTATTGAACGATTAGCTGAAGAATCCGATAGCTTTGCTTTAGAGTTAAGTGCAGAAAATGTTGATTGGATTGAAGATATTGACATTATAATCGCATATGGTAGTGATTCATTATTAGATGCGATGCAATCAAATGCCCTTATTGGAACCCTTCCTGCAGTTGAAAGAGGGTCTGTGGCTTTAATAGAAGATGGTACCCCTTTAGCAGCATCAGGAACACCAAGTGGGCTTTCCATTCCAGCAACTATTGATGAATATTTAACCATAATTGGAGAGGCAGCTGAGAAGGTAGAATGAAACCCTCTAAGATAACCTTGGTGCTATTTTTTAGCTTAATGAGTTTGTTAATTTGCATTTTAGGATCTTTAGCATTAGGGGCACGTTATATAAGCTTTAATGAAGTGATAGACATTTTAATACATTCAAGGAGAACGACAATTAATGAAATTGTGGTTCATGAAAGAATTCCAAGGACTATTTTTGGCATTATAGCTGGAGCAGCTCTTGGTGTATCTGGTGCTCTGATGCAAGCCATTACCCGTAATCCAATTGCAGACCCTAGTATTTTAGGTGTTAATACAGGTGCTTCATTGTTTGTGGTAAGTGGCATAGCATTTTTTGGTATCAATTCTGCTCAAGGGTATATTTGGTTTGCTTTAGTAGGTGCAGCCATTACAGCAGTCTTTGTGTATGGGATTGGTTCTATGGGAAGAGGTGGTGCCACACCTATTAAGCTTGCTTTAGCTGGAGCAGCTACTAGTGCTGCTTTGTCATCATTGGTGAGTGCAATTATTCTACCTCGAGCAGACGTTATGCATGCTGTTCGTTTTTGGCAAGTAGGAAGTATTGGTGGTGCAACGTGGGAAGGTATTTATGCTGTATTACCCTTTATCATTGTTGGTTTATTATTAGGTATGTTAGCTACTCCAGCTTTGGATGCTCTTGCACTAGGAGATGATATGGCAAAGGGGTTAGGTGTTAGAACTGGAATTGTAAGGCTTATAGGAGCGTTAGCAGGCGTTCTTCTATGTGGTGCTATTACAGCTTTGGCAGGTCCTATTGGTTTCGTAGGACTTATGGTGCCTCATGTTATGCGATTAATCTGTGGACCTAATCTGCGGTGGATAATACCCATGTCTGCTATTGGAGGAGCAATTATCCTAATGCTTTCAGATATTGTAGGAAGGCTCATTGGTAGTCCAAGTGAACTAGAGGTTGGAATAGTAACAGCATTTATTGGTGCGCCAATATTGATTATTATTGCTATGAGATCGAAGGTGCGAGCGTTATGACAGATAATAAAATTAATATTGTTAAAGCTGGATACCGTAGCAGACGGTTGCGTTGGATTGGAGTAACCCTATTTTTAGGTATAGTAACCTTAGCACTTTGCATAACATTACTTCTTATTGGAAATACGTCTTACCCTTTTAAAATCGTTGTGAGCGTGCTTATGGGAGAACAGATTCAAGGAGCTTCTTTTGCTATTGGCACCATAAGATTACCGAGAATGTTATCTGGACTTATGGCCGGTATAGCCTTTGGTATGGCTGGTAGCACTTTTCAAACGATACTACGAAATCCTTTGGCTAGTCCAGATATAATAGGTATAACAGCTGGTTCCAACGTGGGTGCTATTTTTTGCATTCTGGTATTGCAAATGAGTGGTACCTTTGTTTCAATGGTAGCAGTAGTTTCTGGCCTTTTAGTAGCAATACTGATTTATGTTCTATCTAAAGTAGGAAGTTTTTCAGGAGGGAAATTAATACTCGTGGGAATTGGAATACAAGCAATGCTTAATGCAGTGGTATCTTACTTATTGCTAAAAGCATCGCAACATGATATTCCTAGTGCTTATAGATGGCTTAGTGGAAGTCTAAACGGGATACAAATGAAAAGTATTCCGTCACTCTTTGTTATTTTAATGATAGGTGGTATAATCATTGCTTTTTTAGGAAGGCATCTAAGGATACTAGAATTAGGGGAACAGTCGGCTATTAGCCTTGGTGTTAGAGCGGATATAACACGCTTATTGTTAGTTTTGAGCGCTGTATTTTTAATTGCCTTTGCTACTTCAGTAACGGGACCTATAGCTTTTGTAGCTTTTTTATCAGGACCGATAGCAATGAAACTAGTAGGAACAGGTGCGCCCCACGAATTGCCAGCGGGCCTTATAGGGGGGATATTGGTACTTGGAGCAGACCTAATTGGCCAGTTTGCGTTTAACACTAGGTTTCCTGTGGGCGTTATTACAGGAATTTTAGGATCACCCTATCTATTAATACTACTCATTCGTATGAATCGAACAGGAGGATAAGCATGAAAGCATCTCAAACATTAAAAGCCAATGACATCTTTTCTGGATATGATAAAAAAATTATAGTCAATGGTATTGATATTGTCGTTCCAAATAATAAAATAAGTGTTATTATCGGTGCCAATGCCTGTGGTAAATCGACTTTACTTAAAACACTTTCACGCCTCATACAGCCTGAGTCAGGAGAAATTATCCTTGACGGAAAAAAGATAAGTGAAATACCACCGAAACAGTTAGCACGTACGATGGGACTGCTTCCCCAATCACCTATTGTACCAGAAGGTATCACCGTAGCAGATTTAGTTGGCAGAGGTAGATTTCCATATCAGTCTTTTTTCAAAGGGTTGAGTAAAAAAGATTATGAGGCTGTAGAAGAAGCGTTAGAAATTATGGGCATTACAGAGTTAGCCAACCATTGTGTAGACGAACTTTCAGGAGGACAACGGCAACGTGTATGGATTGCTATGGCCCTAGCT containing:
- a CDS encoding ABC transporter substrate-binding protein, with translation MMIIKKIKSIMTIMVILSLVLTGCTNSSIPSSDVDEPVSSVEDHASVTEDTEFSTKYPITIQHAFGETVIENEPERVVTISWGNQDVPLALGIVPVGISEANYGVTDGSGLLPWTAEAFDALGVDAPVLFNDTDGLDYEAINDVQPDIILAAYSGITQEEYDLLSSIAPVVAYPNLPWQTFWREQIIINATGMGMESEGEALVSELEELIAQKTSEYPQLEGKTAAFFYFNPADLGMFYIYLPGDPRVAYLEDLGMMLPESIERLAEESDSFALELSAENVDWIEDIDIIIAYGSDSLLDAMQSNALIGTLPAVERGSVALIEDGTPLAASGTPSGLSIPATIDEYLTIIGEAAEKVE
- a CDS encoding ABC transporter ATP-binding protein, whose amino-acid sequence is MKASQTLKANDIFSGYDKKIIVNGIDIVVPNNKISVIIGANACGKSTLLKTLSRLIQPESGEIILDGKKISEIPPKQLARTMGLLPQSPIVPEGITVADLVGRGRFPYQSFFKGLSKKDYEAVEEALEIMGITELANHCVDELSGGQRQRVWIAMALAQQTDILLLDEPTTYLDITYQVEILDLLTDLNRKRGTTIVMVLHDINLSARYADYIFALHKGKLIEEGSPSKIITEPLIKQVFDLDCTVIKDPLSGSPFIVPKGRYHVS
- a CDS encoding FecCD family ABC transporter permease → MTDNKINIVKAGYRSRRLRWIGVTLFLGIVTLALCITLLLIGNTSYPFKIVVSVLMGEQIQGASFAIGTIRLPRMLSGLMAGIAFGMAGSTFQTILRNPLASPDIIGITAGSNVGAIFCILVLQMSGTFVSMVAVVSGLLVAILIYVLSKVGSFSGGKLILVGIGIQAMLNAVVSYLLLKASQHDIPSAYRWLSGSLNGIQMKSIPSLFVILMIGGIIIAFLGRHLRILELGEQSAISLGVRADITRLLLVLSAVFLIAFATSVTGPIAFVAFLSGPIAMKLVGTGAPHELPAGLIGGILVLGADLIGQFAFNTRFPVGVITGILGSPYLLILLIRMNRTGG
- a CDS encoding FecCD family ABC transporter permease, giving the protein MKPSKITLVLFFSLMSLLICILGSLALGARYISFNEVIDILIHSRRTTINEIVVHERIPRTIFGIIAGAALGVSGALMQAITRNPIADPSILGVNTGASLFVVSGIAFFGINSAQGYIWFALVGAAITAVFVYGIGSMGRGGATPIKLALAGAATSAALSSLVSAIILPRADVMHAVRFWQVGSIGGATWEGIYAVLPFIIVGLLLGMLATPALDALALGDDMAKGLGVRTGIVRLIGALAGVLLCGAITALAGPIGFVGLMVPHVMRLICGPNLRWIIPMSAIGGAIILMLSDIVGRLIGSPSELEVGIVTAFIGAPILIIIAMRSKVRAL